GCATTCCTGAAACAAACTCCTAATGCATCAGATTAAGCTGTGGTTGTAATCAATACATAGAGCTTTAACTCTATCAGTTACTATAGATCACAAGCAACTGAAGAATATAGAAAAGGGAACTTTTATGGCATGAAACTACAAACATGTTAGTTACAGAAAGCATTCCCAGTTGAAAGTTGCAAATTGCAATTGCAAGTAGACAGCCTTAAACTCTATCAAAGAAACAGAGATTACCATTAAATTCATTTAGAAACTGAGTAAGGCTCTAAcagatttgttaaaaaatttgcAGATTTCAACAAGTCAATCCcaattagtatttattttattttattttgcaggGAATTAAACATCATTTATCAACCTTACTGGCATGCATCTGTGAAAAGATTAGAGATACGTTACATATGAAAACTAACCAGTGAATAATTTAAATGCTGTTGGCAAAGATCTTCTTGGCATCGCCCAGTATATATCTGCTTTAGTTGTTGAGTAAAGCCCAGGGTCTACAATCAAAGGCATCGCCCGTTTGTCCCTAAACACCACATCAGATATCAGATCACTCTCTGGAAACAGATTCTAAATCAAAGCGGGGGAGAGAAAGAGTGCTTACGCTTTCCACTCCAATTTACTTGTGTGCTCAATAAAGTTCAGATTTCGGTTTATGGTTGAAAATGTGTGAATAAGATCTGCATATTAATAGCAAAATAATCAGAAAGATATTTGAAGGCAAACAATTTCACCATGACCTCCACTACCCACCCACCCACCAAAAATGAAAAACGAATAGtttcatataaaattcaaatcacaGACTAACCATCTTGAGTTACAAGAGGATAATCAGAAGCACTGAGGTTGATGAACCAATCCCAATCTTTTCCCATTTTGAGAAGAATTGCACAGGCATGAAGTGTATTAGCAACCATGGTGGGTCCTTTGTAAGTAACCATGTTGGCTTTGCTGATCATATAAACATTTCCAACTTTGGAGAAAACCGGATGCTTTTCCACTCGTGACGCAAGCTCCAATCTTTCATTTGCTGGGGACTCGAGGTCCAGATGAACTACATATTGGTTCCGGGGATGGTAAAGTGAATGGAGGGTTCTCCAAAGCTTTTCCAAATCACCTTTAGACCCAGAAACCAGATAAGCAAATCGAGGAATTTGGGAAGGGAGAGGAGGGGGAGGAGATTGCGAGACTTTTGTTTCAGCATAACCTTCGGTTGTCTGGTTGATACGGGATTGGAAAATGTTGAAgatttgattgattgtgtgcaatGAAGAAACAAGACCCATGTTGAAGCAAGTTGCTAGAAGGAACAGACATATGAGGGAGCTTATAACAAGAGGGAAAGCCCATCTCTTCTCCACGTTTAAGGACCCCATTAAAAGACCTTAACATGAGTTCCAGTGACTGATCCTCACAACATCCCAACTTGGGATTCCCAAGTTGTGCTTGCTCACTCAACAGAAACGAGAAATTGGTATTCAACAATGAACAATATCTTTTATATACCGGATACTACGATAGGGGAATAAATCCAAAATCTGGCCTTTAACCAGTCCAGGC
This genomic interval from Populus alba chromosome 1, ASM523922v2, whole genome shotgun sequence contains the following:
- the LOC118038178 gene encoding beta-glucuronosyltransferase GlcAT14A → MGSLNVEKRWAFPLVISSLICLFLLATCFNMGLVSSLHTINQIFNIFQSRINQTTEGYAETKVSQSPPPPLPSQIPRFAYLVSGSKGDLEKLWRTLHSLYHPRNQYVVHLDLESPANERLELASRVEKHPVFSKVGNVYMISKANMVTYKGPTMVANTLHACAILLKMGKDWDWFINLSASDYPLVTQDDLIHTFSTINRNLNFIEHTSKLEWKADKRAMPLIVDPGLYSTTKADIYWAMPRRSLPTAFKLFTGSAWMVLTRSFVEYLIWGWDNLPRTLLMYYTNFVSSPEGYFHTVICNVPEYAQTAVSHDLHYIAWDNPPKQHPHTLTLNDTDHMIASGAAFARKFKRDDPVLDKIDKDLLHRKNGTFTPGGWCSGKPKCSEVGDLDKIKPGPGAHRLKRLIARVALNTKLKQNQCK